Proteins from a single region of Kluyveromyces lactis strain NRRL Y-1140 chromosome C complete sequence:
- the SNN1 gene encoding Snn1p (similar to uniprot|P48232 Saccharomyces cerevisiae YNL086W Hypothetical ORF), protein MDIDAEDATKSGLHPIELCVYSLLSGNLESIYQSINELRESQAVLILRLKQLRETCKDEQDRINKYCSLNAEIERLDKLETKVDVVLKRYEKMVGSISE, encoded by the coding sequence ATGGATATTGATGCAGAAGATGCTACAAAGTCTGGTTTACACCCGATTGAGCTATGCGtttattctcttttgagtGGCAATTTAGAAAGCATATACCAATCGATTAATGAATTAAGGGAATCACAAGCAGTGCTGATACTGCGGCTTAAGCAATTGAGAGAAACATGCAAAGATGAGCAAGATCGTATCAATAAATATTGTTCGTTAAATGCAGAGATTGAGAGGCTGGATAAACTTGAAACCAAAGTTGACGTTGTCTTAAAGAGGTACGAGAAAATGGTGGGATCCATATCGGAATAA
- the OST3 gene encoding dolichyl-diphosphooligosaccharide--protein glycotransferase OST3 (similar to uniprot|P48439 Saccharomyces cerevisiae YOR085W OST3 Gamma subunit of the oligosaccharyltransferase complex of the ER lumen which catalyzes asparagine-linked glycosylation of newly synthesized proteins Ost3p is important for N- glycosylation of a subset of proteins), whose protein sequence is MRLSTVFATFLVWYMSLVTAISNKRLLELSQKDGNVIKLNSKNYEKILNSPRKSDIVVFFTATATQFSCTLCLEMSPSFDVVANSWFSDHANGISKELENHGLFFAKSDFNAESKQLFSQFQLTSVPAFLVFKAGGKSINDVEKITVATELGANHLNFLADNIKNAVQIPDLFVYEPINWGACITTVVTVAIVTFVLVRYTSALLNVLTLRPLWGIACSFCITTLIAGAMFIKIRGSPFSGMSADRKSIVYFLEGQLQNQYAIESQIITVLYSVLASSFIGLICVVPYIQKWYQKKQHYGKAAIVNFSLALFFTAVIYIFYSALMAVFALKNTGYPFKLFKNPFK, encoded by the coding sequence ATGAGATTGAGTACGGTTTTTGCAACATTTTTGGTATGGTATATGTCATTGGTGACCGCTATTTCCAATAAAAGGTTGCTTGAATTATCCCAGAAAGATGGGAACGTGATCAAGTTGAATTCTAAAAACTACgagaagattttgaacTCTCCTAGAAAATCAGATATCGTGGTGTTCTTCACAGCAACTGCTACCCAGTTTTCTTGTACTTTATGTCTTGAAATGTCACCAAGTTTTGATGTTGTTGCCAACTCGTGGTTTTCTGATCATGCCAATGGTATCTCTAAGGAACTTGAAAACCATGGTCTGTTCTTTGCTAAGTCTGATTTCAACGCAGAATCTAAGCAGCTATTCTCTCAGTTCCAATTGACTAGTGTGCCAGCATTTCTAGTGTTCAAAGCTGGTGGGAAGTCAATAAACGATGTGGAAAAGATTACCGTTGCAACTGAGCTAGGTGCAAATCATTTGAACTTCCTTGCAGATAACATCAAGAATGCCGTGCAAATCCCAGATTTATTCGTTTATGAACCGATTAACTGGGGCGCTTGCATTACCACTGTGGTTACCGTTGCTATTGTCACTTTTGTTCTGGTGAGATATACTTCTGCTTTGTTAAACGTACTTACTCTAAGACCGTTATGGGGTATCGCCTGCTCTTTCTGTATTACTACATTGATTGCTGGTGCAATGTTTATCAAAATTCGTGGATCACCATTCTCTGGTATGTCTGCTGATAGAAAATCTAttgtatattttcttgaaggGCAATTACAAAATCAATATGCCATTGAGTCCCAAATCATTACTGTGCTATACAGCGTTCTAGCGTCATCTTTCATCGGACTAATATGTGTGGTTCCTTATATTCAAAAGTGGTATCAGAAAAAACAGCATTACGGTAAGGCTGCGATAGTGAACTTTTCATTAGCACTATTTTTCACTGCCGTCATTTACATTTTCTACAGTGCTCTGATGGCTGTATTTGCATTAAAGAACACAGGATATCCATTCAAACTATTCAAAAACCCTTTCAAATAA
- the MKT1 gene encoding Mkt1p (similar to uniprot|P40850 Saccharomyces cerevisiae YNL085W MKT1 Protein involved in propagation of M2 dsRNA satellite of L-A virus forms a complex with Pbp1p that is involved in posttranscriptional regulation of HO endonuclease) encodes MPVRSLEAYLFERGVVGSASIDILQNVTLGIDVNHYVSRLLTNKREQYLDAIGGPPTSLRMYIDSDLEVFRENNVTPLFLFPGSLTANQLDYQSYSSAGAEFLNSIGSQPAASSGGKSPLASAMSHRNRAWAQWTNMLNQNKSTYIDQPLVPNEAFRYGVPIDLKRFQADLIHYFIEKNIQFQVAPYCSWMQLAYLYEMEYIDAIYGPTELLMLKNVPKFIVGMEFPNKEFRFVDSHRVLSELNCNLEDFVDICMAIGNDLQPRTLPPLQVYPSVQLFETALDMSVNGGTNYYTYLLTNPVQIDLSKEIEAYQKGISSLKYMPVLTENGKVELYSPDSQYSIATESDSSKSSSPEPIPNDVHDLIQQRLPHEYNFYRSIGLIGNDLLTTLATGIYAEYAPLDGGTSDSYKRLVKKSVDIFQNKEINLLTSPINRYYQIKQMKYITWFSPGTETALTNRLSPTIFETINRLAVRTKSTEEFSISTFINLLSGTKDLSSFISNKVLFPASVPADEKLTTPFDLLATNFLRLLTLLGFYELDVSSTKLTPTKYGVLLAELNDLDVSAQNTEAIFVLLVFMKLGVLSLSEEIQPATPSALSAATLRTYPKESQYIMVLTRVLTLYQLSQRPGNYYGPIDKKTLIFRDHVDFVKKNLCQLFESVSVSSLVSGEFDRLSLSNDEWIQSIVKVMPFKLSTPNTIMAMMWEFYLQKWLHNGHDKEDAMNLISVTFSAYKSVPKLEEEFNKSFELTEQFGTVCARMAELELLQQNELEIYEKAYRFISDTFVK; translated from the coding sequence ATGCCTGTGAGATCTTTGGAAGCGTATCTCTTTGAGAGAGGTGTTGTAGGTTCAGCTTCGATTGACATCTTGCAAAACGTGACTCTTGGTATCGATGTGAACCATTACGTTTCACGGTTGTTGACGAATAAGCGTGAACAGTATTTGGATGCTATTGGTGGTCCTCCTACCAGTTTGCGGATGTACATTGATTCAGATTTGGAGGTTTTCCGTGAGAACAATGTGACACcattgtttttgtttccaGGTTCTTTGACTGCGAATCAATTGGATTATCAATCTTATTCTTCAGCAGGAGCGGAGTTTTTGAACTCAATTGGTTCTCAACCGGCTGCTTCTAGTGGTGGCAAAAGTCCCTTGGCATCTGCCATGTCTCATAGAAACCGTGCTTGGGCTCAATGGACTAATATGTTGAATCAGAATAAATCAACTTACATAGACCAGCCTCTGGTTCCAAATGAAGCTTTCAGATATGGGGTTCCAATCGATTTGAAGAGGTTCCAGGCTGATTTGATccattatttcattgaaaaaaatattcaatttcaagTGGCTCCATACTGCAGTTGGATGCAGTTGGCATATTTGTACGAAATGGAATATATTGACGCAATTTATGGTCCAACTGAATTATTGATGCTTAAAAATGTACCAAAATTTATCGTTGGTATGGAGTTCCCGAACAAAGAGTTTAGGTTTGTTGATTCCCATCGTGTGCTAAGTGAGTTGAACTGTAATTTGGAagattttgttgatatctGTATGGCTATCGGTAATGATTTGCAGCCAAGAACTTTACCCCCATTACAAGTTTACCCCTCTGTGCAGTTGTTCGAAACAGCCTTAGATATGTCTGTGAATGGTGGCACAAATTACTACACGTATTTGTTAACGAACCCTGTCCAAATTGACTTGTCGAAAGAGATTGAAGCGTATCAAAAGggtatttcttctttaaagTATATGCCAGTTTTAACAGAAAACGGTAAAGTAGAACTTTATTCTCCAGATTCACAATACTCTATCGCCACTGAATCTGATAGTTCAAAATCTTCGTCTCCAGAACCAATTCCAAATGATGTGCACGATCTcattcaacaaagattaCCTCATGAGTATAACTTTTACAGATCCATCGGTTTGATAGGAAACGATTTGCTAACTACGTTAGCTACCGGTATATACGCAGAGTATGCACCATTAGACGGTGGAACTTCTGATTCATACAAAAGACTAGTAAAGAAATCAGTcgatattttccaaaacaAAGAGATCAATTTATTGACTAGTCCAATTAACAGATACtatcaaatcaaacaaatgaaGTATATCACCTGGTTTTCCCCAGGAACTGAAACTGCCTTAACGAACAGATTGTCTCCAACAATTTTTGAGACCATAAACAGACTTGCTGTTCGGACTAAGAGTACTGAAGAATTCAGCATTTCAACATTTATCAATCTATTGTCGGGTACAAAAGATCTatcatctttcatttcaaacaaaGTCTTGTTTCCTGCATCAGTTCCCGCTGATGAAAAGTTGACCACTCCTTTTGATCTGCTAGCAACAAACTTTTTAAGATTGTTGACGTTGCTAGGGTTTTATGAACTTGATGTTAGCTCTACCAAATTGACTCCGACAAAATACGGTGTCCTATTGGCAGAGTTAAATGATCTAGATGTTTCAGCTCAAAATACTGAAGCTATATTTGTCCTACTAGTGTTCATGAAACTGGGGGTCCTATCTTTATCCGAAGAGATTCAACCTGCAACTCCTTCCGCTTTGTCAGCAGCAACGTTACGCACATATCCAAAGGAATCACAATATATTATGGTCTTGACTCGTGTTCTGACCCTATATCAATTATCGCAAAGACCAGGTAACTATTACGGACCAATTGATAAAAAGACCTTGATTTTCAGAGATCATGTTGACTTCGTGAAAAAGAACCTCTGTCAATTATTTGAGAGCGTATCTGTAAGTTCTTTGGTCTCAGGAGAATTTGATAGATTAAGTTTGAGCAACGACGAATGGATACAATCGATTGTAAAGGTTATGCCGTTCAAACTATCCACTCCAAATACTATCATGGCAATGATGTGGGAGTTCTATCTTCAGAAATGGTTACACAATGGACatgataaagaagatgCGATGAACTTGATATCTGTCACATTTTCCGCATACAAATCTGTTCCCAAGCTAGAGGAAGAGTTTAACAAGTCTTTCGAATTGACTGAGCAGTTCGGTACAGTCTGTGCTAGAATGGCAGAATTGGAGTTGCTTCAACAGAATGAATTAGAAATATATGAAAAGGCATATAGATTCATTTCTGATACGTTTGTGAAATGA
- the YME2 gene encoding Yme2p (similar to uniprot|P32843 Saccharomyces cerevisiae YMR302C PRP12 Integral inner mitochondrial membrane protein with similarity to exonucleases), translating into MFLSRSIPQAFSLRYTTRYGKLILRPGRRFVSSEIQQKDEQAGESNTATDTGIIHKTEQETLIYFDNVYPRAMSLWSPTQWYNLLMSNQTRNAVRAKIFKFANPPDNPIHNLELRSTIPIKRDGGVFATFLVPPNYTTAEVNAMIQKNTQQESSKSWFSFFTEVTAFPVKGSPWIEDLRRLPSNQIRVKFEGGFLTEEEVYALFRRYGTIINIYPNPKEMTYLISYRSFRGAICAKNCVSGMEVHNSIIHVQYEQLTQGHVISDFFVNHTRIAVPLLLALLSILAVIVFDPIREFTIEQKITHKYSLSWDNYFLKKILSVTSSTMSSVKEYWGITDRHVQKRQLWEERQEKVADLKLWLQENNNTFVVLRGPRGSGKHELVMQHTLHDRPNVLYLDCDKLIKSRTDAKFLRNAASQLGYFPIFPWVNSVTNLLDLAVQGLTGQKSGLSESKELQFRNMLSTAMMSIRHIALKGYKPVIGSGDSIINVKEEDYLQQHPEKKPVIVIDRFNNRAEMNGFVYKELSDWAAMLVQMNLAHVIFLTETVSPNQLLAESLPNQVFKMMTLSDASKKSARRYVLAQLQETTEDDDDIDTSKPLDLNEKFVHEIDDSLDPIGGRMLDLQAFVRRVKSGEQPKEALEKMVEQASEQITQIFLSGSADPLRGAQAWELIELLSANGSIRFRDIIYRPLFKAAPEAALLDLEKNGFVTMTRDRGVLTDIYPAKPLFCAAFQYLLNNKEMYNVLRTSYLLRMVTFETGRIKKWEEELRALGKVSDQKMFRSRLAYLAGKIDASSAAIDDCESEVKELSKK; encoded by the coding sequence ATGTTTTTATCGCGAAGTATACCTCAGGCTTTCAGCTTACGCTATACTACAAGGTATGGGAAGCTCATACTACGTCCTGGTAGACGATTTGTGTCAAGCGAAATTCAACAGAAGGACGAACAAGCCGGGGAATCTAACACAGCTACTGATACTGGTATAATCCACAAGACTGAACAAGAGACATTAATATATTTCGATAATGTTTATCCTAGGGCAATGTCTTTGTGGAGTCCGACACAATGGTACAATTTGTTGATGTCTAATCAGACGAGGAACGCTGTTCGTGCCAAAATATTCAAGTTTGCTAACCCTCCCGACAATCCAATACACAATTTAGAACTACGGTCCACTATTCCTATCAAAAGAGATGGAGGTGTTTTTGCTACTTTCCTTGTGCCTCCAAACTATACTACGGCTGAGGTCAATGCGATGATCCAAAAGAATACTCAACaagaatcttcaaaatcgTGGTTCTCGTTCTTCACCGAGGTTACTGCTTTCCCTGTTAAGGGGTCTCCTTGGATTGAAGACTTGAGAAGGCTTCCAAGCAATCAAATTCGTGTGAAATTTGAAGGAGGTTTCTTgacagaagaagaagtttatGCGCTATTTAGGAGATACGGGACAATTATTAATATTTATCCAAATCCTAAAGAAATGACATACCTTATCAGTTACAGATCATTTAGAGGAGCAATTTGTGCTAAGAACTGTGTTTCAGGAATGGAAGTCCATAATAGTATTATTCACGTGCAATACGAACAGCTGACCCAAGGACATGTCATCAGCGACTTTTTCGTTAATCACACAAGGATAGCAGTGCCCTTGCTACTTGCTTTATTGTCCATCCTTGCAGTCATCGTTTTCGATCCAATCAGAGAGTTTActattgaacaaaagatcACACATAAGTACTCACTTTCTTGGGACAATTACTTCCTAAAGAAGATTCTATCTGTAACGTCATCCACAATGTCTTCAGTTAAGGAATACTGGGGTATCACAGATAGACACGTACAGAAGAGACAATTATGGGAAGAACGTCAGGAGAAGGTTGCCGACCTAAAATTATGGCTACAGGAGAATAACAATACGTTTGTTGTGTTGAGAGGTCCTAGAGGTTCTGGTAAACATGAGTTGGTAATGCAACATACACTACATGATCGACCAAATGTTCTATATTTGGACTGTGATAAATTAATTAAGTCCAGAACTGACGCGAAGTTTTTAAGAAACGCGGCCAGTCAACTTGGGTATTTCCCAATATTTCCCTGGGTCAACTCTGTCACTAACCTACTGGATTTGGCAGTGCAGGGTCTGACTGGTCAAAAGTCAGGTCTTTCTGAATCTAAGGAGTTGCAATTCAGAAATATGTTGTCCACTGCTATGATGTCAATCAGGCACATCGCATTGAAGGGATACAAGCCTGTTATCGGAAGTGGAGACAGTATTATTAAtgtgaaagaagaagattacTTACAACAACATCCTGAAAAGAAACCTGTAATAGTTATCGACCGTTTCAACAACAGAGCAGAAATGAATGGCTTTGTCTATAAAGAATTGAGTGATTGGGCAGCCATGCTGGTGCAGATGAATTTAGCCCATGTTATCTTTTTGACTGAAACTGTATCTCCGAACCAACTACTAGCAGAATCACTACCTAatcaagttttcaaaatgatgaCTCTTTCTGATGCCTCCAAGAAAAGCGCCAGACGTTATGTGTTAGCGCAGTTGCAAGAAACTactgaagatgacgatgatatCGATACTTCGAAACCCCTGGATCtaaatgaaaagtttgttcatgaaattgatgaCTCTTTGGATCCAATTGGTGGTAGGATGTTAGATTTACAAGCTTTTGTTAGAAGAGTTAAATCTGGTGAACAACCGAAGGAAGCTTTAGAAAAAATGGTTGAACAAGCATCTGAGCAAATTACTCAGATCTTCTTGAGTGGCTCTGCTGACCCATTGAGAGGTGCACAGGCTTGGGAGTTGATTGAATTGCTAAGTGCCAATGGATCAATTCGCTTTAGAGATATCATCTATCGTCCGTTATTCAAAGCTGCGCCAGAAGCGGCCCTTTTGGATTTAGAAAAGAACGGTTTTGTCACTATGACCAGAGATAGAGGGGTCTTAACAGATATATACCCTGCGAAACCGTTGTTCTGTGCTGCGTTCCAATATTTACTAAACAACAAAGAGATGTACAATGTTCTAAGAACATCATACTTATTGAGAATGGTTACCTTTGAGACGGGAAGAATTAAAAAATGGGAAGAGGAATTAAGAGCATTGGGTAAAGTAAGTGATCAGAAAATGTTCAGAAGCAGATTAGCATATTTGGCAGGTAAAATCGATGCCAGTAGTGCTGCTATCGATGACTGTGAATCTGAAGTTAAAGAACTATCAAAAAAGTAA
- the CAB4 gene encoding putative pantetheine-phosphate adenylyltransferase (similar to uniprot|P53332 Saccharomyces cerevisiae YGR277C Homolog to human PPAT), with product MGTRVGIVLHKLHGIDFNNEFTSVVEQTLPFLRDSTEYSLDIILEEKFDNAYHLDSYLGHIYSISRDVLITKELFFTNINVLFNLSENNLLYDVIFAQESATSPNYKCKKLKIFQLSPISESYNGTFQPLERNQYRVSAVGGTFDHIHDGHKILLSVASFITNEKLIIGLTNQELLANKQHKALLEPFSVRSANVEEFLKLLKPSLKIEIIAIRDVCGPTGTVPDIQALIVSRETLGGGKIVNKTRLDRGLSELDIIVVNVLGGQEDDGWKEKMSSTELRERHSKKLSK from the coding sequence ATGGGTACTAGAGTGGGTATTGTACTTCACAAGCTCCATGGTATAGATTTTAACAATGAGTTTACTAGCGTCGTAGAACAGACTCTTCCCTTTTTGAGGGATTCTACTGAATACAGCTTGGATATAATCCTTGAAGAGAAATTCGATAACGCTTACCATTTGGATTCTTATTTGGGGCATATCTATAGCATATCAAGGGACGTTCTTATCACCAAGGAGTTGTTCTTTACTAATATCAATGTACTATTCAATTTGTCGGAGAACAATCTATTGTATGATGTGATTTTCGCACAAGAATCCGCAACTTCACCTAATTACAAATGCAAGAAACTCAAAATATTCCAGCTATCTCCCATTTCAGAGTCCTATAATGGCACATTCCAGCCTTTGGAGAGAAATCAATATAGAGTCAGTGCTGTGGGCGGTACTTTCGACCATATTCATGATGGACACAAGATACTCTTGAGTGTGGCGTCTTTCATCACGAACGAGAAACTAATAATAGGATTAACAAACCAAGAATTGTTAGCAAATAAACAGCATAAAGCGCTTTTGGAACCATTTAGTGTAAGGTCAGcaaatgttgaagaattccTCAAGCTACTAAAGCCATCTCTCAAAATCGAAATCATCGCTATTCGGGATGTATGTGGGCCAACAGGCACAGTACCTGATATTCAAGCGTTGATTGTTAGCCGGGAAACCCTGGGAGGTGGGAAGATAGTCAACAAGACAAGACTTGACAGAGGTCTTTCTGAACTTGATATTATTGTGGTGAACGTTCTAGGGGGGCAAGAAGATGACGGTTGGAAGGAAAAGATGAGCAGTACTGAGCTAAGAGAGCGCCATTCTAAAAAGTTATCcaaatga
- the CWC22 gene encoding U2-type spliceosomal complex subunit CWC22 (weakly similar to uniprot|P53333 Saccharomyces cerevisiae YGR278W CWC22 Essential protein component of a complex containing Cef1p has similarity to S. pombe Cwf22p putative spliceosomal component based on computational analysis of large-scale protein-protein interaction data), giving the protein MNSEEHQQHEWEQSRLILSHVLTNIDSANILGNLRDLIEVNILRHRRLFVATLLSLQCENDKDSAFAGLVKLIDHYLPSIGFLTGRECVLRLIDAVYRSDKKVYFNMASLLSFLIIDEVIDEGTAFALIYFLLRNKTDDNIILICHILCLLGQQLQAFDKESEADIAEKLRLIYQDRYTQKHTYKALNRLFDTRRRSYRNVIKNVNIPTVENNVHEVVVDFSNDHPAMDLDGFHLDDKYELINEQYEEIKSEIIKELLESKDVKNSLNDMTDSENTEFKKKVYLILKGSLSGDEAAHKLLQLRLNDAKKNEVADTITKACAQEPTYSKFYGILTERLTSFHVSWQHSFSAVFKENYQTIADNDPSNIRNLGKFWGHALATECIPFEVFEIVHMNERDSNAANRVFLKFLFQEMVVNLGIDALKKKLEAVELQPFLSNLFPREAQDDIMFSINYFTAIGLGALTDNMRNILQQAEEEQRKRYSNAIKNSEVSERDNPRVPRMHPDRLRRNRSRSPISRRNRSRTPPRRRQ; this is encoded by the coding sequence ATGAATTCCGAGGAGCATCAACAACATGAATGGGAGCAGTCCAGACTGATATTGTCCCATGTTCTCACGAACATCGATTCCGCTAATATTCTTGGCAATCTAAGGGACCTCATCGAGGTTAATATTCTCCGGCATCGACGCCTCTTTGTGGCGACACTACTTTCACTACAGTGCGAAAATGATAAAGATTCTGCATTTGCAGGACTTGTGAAACTAATTGACCACTATCTTCCTTCTATTGGATTTTTAACAGGTAGAGAATGTGTGTTACGGCTCATTGATGCCGTTTACCGAAGTGATAAAAAGGTTTACTTCAATATGGCTTcccttctttctttcttgatcatTGATGAAGTCATTGATGAAGGTACCGCGTTTGCGCTAATATACTTTCTCCtaagaaataaaacagATGACAACATTATTCTTATCTGCCATATCTTATGTCTATTAGGTCAGCAACTCCAGGCCTTTGACAAGGAGTCTGAGGCTGATATTGCTGAAAAATTAAGGCTAATATATCAAGATAGATATACGCAAAAGCACACTTATAAAGCCTTGAACAGACTGTTTGACACTAGACGTCGCTCTTACAGAAATGTGATCAAAAATGTCAATATACCGACAGTCGAAAATAACGTTCATGAAGTTGTGGTTGACTTTTCAAATGACCATCCAGCAATGGACTTAGATGGGTTCCATTTGGATGATAAATATGAGTTAATAAACGAACaatatgaagaaattaagaGCGAAATTATCAAGGAGCTCCTCGAGTCAAAAGATGTTAAAAACTCGTTAAATGATATGACAGATTCAGAAAACACagaattcaagaagaaggtatATCTTATACTCAAGGGCTCGCTTTCTGGTGATGAGGCAGCCCACAAACTTTTGCAGTTGAGATTGAATGATGCTAAGAAAAATGAAGTTGCAGATACCATTACAAAGGCCTGTGCACAGGAGCCGActtattcaaaattttaCGGAATCTTAACTGAGCGTCTAACCTCATTTCACGTATCATGGCAGCATAGTTTTTCAGCAGTATTCAAAGAGAATTACCAAACTATTGCAGACAATGatccttcaaatattcgtaatcttggaaaattttgGGGCCATGCACTTGCAACCGAGTGCATCCCATTCGAAGTATTTGAAATAGTGCACATGAATGAAAGGGACAGCAATGCAGCTAATAGGGtgtttttgaagtttctCTTTCAAGAGATGGTTGTCAATCTCGGCATCGATGcactaaaaaaaaaattggaGGCAGTCGAACTGCAGCCTTTTTTGAGTAATCTCTTTCCTCGGGAAGCCCAGGACGATATAATGTTTTCTATCAATTATTTCACTGCAATCGGATTAGGTGCTCTAACTGACAATATGAGGAACATTTTACAACAGGCAGAGGAAGAACAGAGAAAAAGGTATTCAAATGCTATCAAAAACAGTGAAGTTTCAGAAAGGGACAATCCAAGAGTACCTAGAATGCATCCCGACAGATTACGTAGGAACAGATCGAGATCTCCGATTTCTCGTCGTAATAGATCAAGAACACCGCCCAGAAGGCGTCAATAA
- a CDS encoding uncharacterized protein (similar to uniprot|P53334 Saccharomyces cerevisiae YGR279C) yields the protein MLFTNLIAGASILGAAVASPIHGHKDNKRDLVYVTNRVTSTVVVYGDAPMTLAGASTTVALDADHIPTEATSPISYADVTRGDAAPTEAVSTTADAPESTSSTSSSTSSGSASSSSAASPDFGSGFKGITYSPYTDGGACKSAQQVASDLASLSSYGVIRLYGVDCNQVENVFQGKASGQKLFLGVYFMDQIEAGVEQIASAVNSYGSWDDVVAVSIGNELVNSGASVDTVSSYVSTGRAALTSAGYTGPVVSVDTFTALIANPSLCDCNDFVAVNAHAYFDQNTAAEDAGSWLMNQIERVWGTCNGNKQVVITESGWPSQGQTYGKAVPSKENQKIAIESIKKTCGDATILFTAFNDYWKADGAWGVEKYWGVLSSE from the coding sequence ATGCTATTCACTAATTTGATTGCCGGTGCCAGTATCTTGGGTGCTGCTGTTGCTTCTCCTATCCATGGTCACAAGGACAACAAGAGAGATCTTGTTTACGTGACTAACCGTGTCACCAGTACTGTTGTTGTTTACGGTGATGCCCCAATGACTTTGGCTGGTGCTTCTACCACCGTGGCTTTGGATGCTGACCACATTCCAACTGAAGCTACATCTCCAATCTCTTATGCTGATGTTACCAGAGGTGATGCTGCTCCAACTGAAGCTGTTTCTACTACTGCTGACGCTCCAGAATCTACTtcttctacttcttcttccacttcttctggttcagcttcttcttcgtctgCTGCCAGCCCAGATTTCGGTTCTGGTTTCAAGGGTATCACTTACTCTCCATACACTGATGGTGGTGCTTGTAAGTCTGCCCAACAAGTTGCCTCTGATTTGGCCTCTTTGTCCAGTTACGGTGTTATCAGATTATATGGTGTTGACTGTAACCAAGTCGAAAATGTCTTCCAAGGTAAGGCCAGCGGTCAAAAACTGTTCTTGGGTGTTTACTTCATGGACCAAATTGAAGCTGGTGTTGAACAGATCGCTTCTGCCGTCAACTCCTACGGTTCCTGGGACGATGTCGTTGCTGTTTCTATCGGTAACGAGTTGGTCAACTCTGGTGCTTCCGTCGATACCGTTTCTTCTTACGTCTCCACCGGTAGAGCCGCTTTGACTAGCGCTGGTTACACCGGTCCAGTTGTTTCTGTCGATACTTTCACTGCTTTGATCGCAAACCCAAGTTTGTGTGACTGTAACGATTTCGTTGCCGTTAACGCTCACGCTTACTTTGATCAAAACACTGCCGCTGAAGATGCTGGTTCATGGTTGATGaaccaaattgaaagagtCTGGGGTACTTGTAACGGTAACAAGCAAGTTGTTATTACCGAATCCGGCTGGCCATCTCAAGGTCAAACCTACGGTAAGGCTGTTCCATCTAAGGAAAACCAAAAGATCGCTATCGAATCTATCAAGAAGACCTGTGGTGATGCTACCATCTTATTCACCGCTTTCAACGATTACTGGAAGGCTGACGGTGCTTGGGGTGTCGAAAAATACTGGGGTGTTTTGTCCAGCGAATAA